The Mauremys reevesii isolate NIE-2019 linkage group 1, ASM1616193v1, whole genome shotgun sequence genome has a segment encoding these proteins:
- the LOC120395988 gene encoding C-type lectin domain family 9 member A-like encodes MSEQSVTYMDLRFHTPAEQKRKQRPKHTRIIETSGQKITYSDLKFHTLSKQQRQQRPTSAESKDSPPSSPCLITVILGLLCLALLVTAGVLGAKFLQASLQVRRQNEELIEKQAILKNFTQLQETLKNCMQQRDDLQANNTELSNVVNREGDNCSSCPEGWIQHRGKCYHFTHERSTWQKSREYCSSHGSRLLRIENKEELDFINRLACFHWIGLFRKGAATSWLWEDDTAYSTDLFQVKKKEPGEACVLLNAGEASSYNCTQRYRCICEKRAA; translated from the exons ATGAGTGAGCAGTCAGTGACCTATATGGACCTCAGATTTCATACTCCTGCAGAGCAGAAGAGAAAACAAAGACCAAAGCACACCAGGATCATAG AAACCAGTGGGCAGAAAATAACCTACTCTGATCTGAAGTTTCACACTCTTTCAAAGCAGCAGAGGCAACAAAGACCTACAAGTGCAGAGAGCAAAG ACTCTCCTCCATCTTCACCATGTCTCATTACAGTGATTCTGGGGCTCCTCTGCCTGGCTTTGCTAGTAACTgcaggggttttgggtgccaagT TTCTCCAGGCTTCCCTTCAAGTGAGAAGACAGAATGAGGAGCTTATTGAGAAACAGGCTATTCTGAAAAACTTCACCCAGTTGCAGGAAACCCTGAAAAACTGCATGCAACAAAGAGATGATCTCCAAGCCAATAACACAGAACTCTCAAATGTTGTGAATAGGGAAG GAGATAATTGCAGCTCTTGCCCTGAGGGCTGGATACAGCACAGAGGGAAGTGTTACCATTTTACACATGAAAGGAGCACCTGGCAGAAGAGTCGAGAATACTGCTCGTCTCATGGCTCCAGACTGCTGAGGATAGAGAACAAGGAAGAACTG GATTTCATAAACAGACTGGCGTGTTTTCACTGGATTGGACTATTCCGTAAGGGAGCTGCTACAAGCTGGCTGTGGGAGGATGACACAGCTTATTCCACTGACCT GTTCCAAGTAAAGAAGAAAGAGCCTGGAGAGGCCTGTGTACTTTTGAATGCAGGAGAAGCCTCCTCCTATAATTGTACACAACGATATCGCTGTATTTGTGAGAAGAGAGCAGCTTAG